In Oncorhynchus nerka isolate Pitt River linkage group LG21, Oner_Uvic_2.0, whole genome shotgun sequence, the following are encoded in one genomic region:
- the LOC115104260 gene encoding protein LSM12 homolog A-like: MAAPGPGEYFSVGSHVSCLTCLGQQLQGEVVAFDYQSKMLTLKCAPSSGKANVSDVVLINLAYVSEVDIINDRTETPPPLASLNVSKLANRARSEKEDKLSQAYAISAGVSVEGQQLFQTIHKTIKDCKWQEKNIMVMDDVVISPPYQVENCKGKEGSALSHVRKIVEKHFRDVESQKSVQRPQAQQTQKDSTLSS, encoded by the exons ATGGCGGCTCCTGGACCGGGGGAGTATTTCAGTGTCGGGAGCCATGTCTCCTGCCTCACCTGCTTGGGGCAGCAATTGCAAGGAGAGGTCGTTGCCTTTGACTATCAGTCCAAGATGTTGACTTTGA AATGCGCCCCCTCCAGTGGAAAGGCAAACGTCAGCGACGTGGTTCTGATTAACTTAGCCTACGTGTCTGAGGTGGACATCATTAATGACCGCACTGAAACTCCTCCTCCACTAGCATCTCTGAATGTCAGCAAG CTTGCCAACAGAGCACGGTCGGAAAAGGAAGACAAGTTATCCCAAGCATATGCAATTAGTGCTGGAGTCTCTGTGGAGGGCCAACAGCTATTCCAGACTATACATAAAAC CATCAAAGACTGCAAATGGCAGGAGAAGAACATCATGGTGATGGACGACGTGGTCATATCCCCACCTTACCAAGTGGAGAACTGCAAAGGCAAAGAGGGTAGTGCTTTAAGTCACGTACGAAAAATA GTGGAGAAACATTTTAGAGATGTGGAGAGCCAGAAGTCAGTGCAACGGCCACAAGCACAGcaaacacagaaagactccaCTTTATCATCTTGA